A region of the Ranitomeya imitator isolate aRanImi1 chromosome 10, aRanImi1.pri, whole genome shotgun sequence genome:
TATGGCCATACACCTGTACCTAGTGCAACTGGCCATCGTTCCAGTACGCCCAATACCAGTGTCTCCTCCCAACCAGACTTATTTACGGGTTATGGATATCAACCTGAATATCACCACTTTGGAGATTTGACGTCTCATCCTTTTTGAGTAGAGATGAGAGTGAAGAGAATGTTTAACCGTTAGAGTTCCAGACAAAATATTATAAAGTTATTTAAGTTTTGATAAAAAATGTCAGTTTATTGAAATAAAATTTTTGTTATTTAATTTAATATATTACATCAGCTTATGTATCTTCCTTGAGTAATATTAAAAACAGTTTCTTGTATGTAATAAAACTAtattttactttattaaaaaaTGTTTAGATTAACTACTCTGTGAGTTGGGATTATCAAAAAAATGTGAAGATCGGATAATGGGATCTGATGAAGCAACAGTAAAAGATAAAAACATGGAAACGATTATTGTTTaaatcatattttttatttattaacaattatTTGCTTTCAATTTGATGattaaaaaggggccttggtagataGGGGTTTGGCATCGGTAGATAGGGATTAGGCCTCGCATTTTCTCTGGTGTTATCATCTCTGCCGTACAGACTGGTTCCTTAGTTGATAGGGTTCAGCCATCATATGTACTCTGCTGTTATATTTGACGTCCAGGCTTGGGCCTTGATTCAGTTTAGGCATCCGATCTTCTCTGCAGTTCAGGCTGCTCTACACCGGCAaaagagtattgccagtgcacggctccttcaggactcatgaagtagtctgcgaaggtttctctcacacgcacacccgagtTACATTGCCTTCCTTGACCAAAGTTGTCCACTGCAACTAATTCCGACACCTGTGGCTCCTCAACTACCTCTGTGCTGTATtcccgagcatagttgtggagcacacagcatgcctttatcacagtgtccacggtctccggatctaactggatggcagtgtgaaagatcctccaccgactaaggacataccacaaatattgtcctgatgaaggggtcacctgaaccctgaaacgcgtagaataaaccacgttgaaaacctctacaatttttgaaattcttcttgcggcagcgcggggatgatcctttttttctcctatctaagtgtgtgcaCCCTACAATTTGCGAGATGGTGGATTTGCCAagcctaaattggaggtgcagggatgtgtagctctctccagtggctaaaaacctgaagaaaggaaaaaaataatttagaaaacCTACGAACACTAAATGTATGTATTGCAAGATAAAACATACACATCATGGCCACTAGCGTTATggggacacaggcagcattgtggcagcattatgtGGGCGTACTGCCAGCATTGCGGCTGCATTATGGGGCCACTGGCACAATTGCGGCAGCATTATGAGGTAAACtggcagcattggggcagcattatgaggaAAACAAGGTACACTTGCAGCAttgcggcagcattatgagggaaactggcagcattggggcagcattatgggGCCACTGGCACAAttgcggcagcattatgagggaaactggcagcattgtggcagcattatggggccacTGGCACAAttgcggcagcattatgagggaaactggcagcattatggggccacTGGCACAAttgcggcagcattatgagggaaactggcagaggcagcattatgggggcactcgcagcattgcggcagcattatgagggaaactggcagcattgtggcagcattatggggcctATGGCACAATTGCGGCAGCATTATGAGGTAAACtggcagcattggggcagcattatgaggaAAACAAGGTGCACTTGCAGCAttgcggcagcattatgagggaaactggcagaATTGGGGCAGCATTATGGGGCCACTGGCACAAttgcggcagcattatgagggaaactggcagcattgtggcagcattatggggccacTGGCACAAttgcggcagcattatgagggaaactggcagcattatggggccacTGGCACAAttgcggcagcattatgagggaaactggcagaggcagcattatgggggcactcgcagcattgcggcagcattatgagggaaactggcagcattgtggcagcattatggggcccATGGCACAAttgcggcagcattatgagggcaactggcagcattgtggcagcattatggggccacTGGCACAAttgcggcagcattatgagggaaactggcagcgGCAGCATTatgggtgcactcgcagcattgcggcagcattatgagggaaactggcagcgttgtggcagcattatgggggcactcgcagcattgCGACAGCATTATGGGGGAACTGGCAGCATTCTGGCAGCAttaggggggcactcgcagcaaggccttaccgcaaggtgatgagcagcctttcttctGCAGAGATTGCTCTTCGCATGACCGTATCTTCATAAGTGAGGTGTGGACCAAGAAGAATTAGAAGACGATCAAATGCCTCAATGGAAAGCCGGCAAAACTGAGTAAATTTATCTGGAAAgctgaaaataaaaaggaaaaaaaaaattaaaataattttaaacacacacataatGTACGTTGTATATAGCAATAAAAAGTTACAAATAAACTCAGCTGTCAATATACCATTTCTCcctatatcttacctccttaaatcccgataaagaacatggaagtgtcccttttcctcccgTTCCTGAATaatgggatgaacccacatcctTTTTTGTCGTCTGCTATTCCTTCTTCTCCGAGATTGCTCCTATGGAAGAATATAGTATGTGTTATTACATggaactgtacaacgcatggaatacTGCTGCCAATCCACAGCGTCATAAACTCGGCATCTCcgcagcctaaggctgggttcacattgcgttacccCAGTCCGTTTGACGGACTtcgttacaccgctgcataacgcggtgaaacgtagtccgctagcgccgccattgactccaatgtcggacgtatcgctagccatgtgccgtcatttgagtgacggtcgGACCCCGAGACTCGGACTGCAGCAttgccgggtccgtcactgctagcgcagatagagctagcagatgctctatctgtgctagcgatgtgccaaagtcagcacttgcattacagcagcccgttaacgtatgtgttgaacgggctgctgtacgcagtgtgaacccagcctaatacgcaAAGTGTGCATATCTAATGACATTATGTTACCAGCTCGCTGTGGTGATGCAGCAAAAGCAATGCcgtatgcaacagtagccggttctgTTGTGGAGTAAGATGATGGTGTGGCATGTTGAATCCAACAAGGAAGCAAAATGGAGAAGAAGGGTTGGACCAGGAAATGACCTcatgggatgttttttttttcaaccaacttTATGTGttttaaaaaacgcacaaaaaacgcatatggATTTCCTGGGAGTGGTGCCAGATTTTCCTCAGgaaaatctcaggaaaattctgcacaaaatcctgatgtgtgcacatacccttactgtgtcagctcttcccggggaaaggcctggctattcactgcttgcatcgagaaacacgtgatagtgtctccgcagcttctttacatgcatctgcatatttcccataagggatgggggcagtgttctggaatcactgcgttgagaaacacgtgatggtgtctccgcggtgttggatgttttggtctccccgaggccaatcatctgtgcctttatagcctttttactaggcactgctcctaatagccagattcctactccacactgatgaggggcaaaaaccctgaaacagctgtctgtggatggataccatgcttggcataggtggctttccttcataggatgctgcccttcccatggttgttccttcccggggaaaggcctggctattcactgcttgtgtcgagaaacacgtgatggtgtctccgcagcttctttacatgcatctgcatatttcccataagggatgggggcagtgttctggaatcactgcgttgagaaacacgtgatggtgtctccgcggtgttggatgttttggtctccccgaggccaatcatctgtgcctttatagcctttttactaggcactgctcctaatagccagattcctactccacactgatgagggggaaaaaccccgaaacagctgtctgtggatggataccatgcttggcataggtggctttccttcataggatgctgcccttcccgtggttgttccttcccggggaaaggcctggctattcactgcttgcgtcgagaaacacgtgatggtgtctccgcagcttctttacatgcatctgcatatttcccataagggatgggggcagtgttctggaatcactgcgttgagaaacacgtgatggtgtctccgcagtgttggatgttttggtctccccgaggccaatcatctgtgccttcatacccttactgtgtcagctctccCAGACCAGCGGATCCCCAGAgagcccagcagttcctgattatatcagctgaaaacAGTCAGAAGTCAAAACCTGGATTGTGTGTGTGGAGGGGAGGCACCAGTCCTTTTCCACGCTGATCATTAAAGAAACCAGGAGCGGATTACATTGAAAAAACAGCTTCACCACTAATACCTGGAAACAtaggaaacggggagaaacatatctgttatctagtacttctccccttgatagctcacaatatatatatatatatatatatatatatatatatatatatatatttattattgctttctcaccataaaaggaggggggcccggaCACATTTCTTGcagaggggccccaagctgtcagtgtcctccTCTGCTCCATCGGGTTGAATAGCATCACTTCCGGTTGCAGACATGCGTTCCACTATGTGGAACGCAAATGTCATTTCCACCTGAGAGAGTGTTCAGGGTGATTAAAAGACATTGGTGGATTCTGTTGGCAGATCCAAATGTAAATAAATTCATCACCCCCAAACCAAGTATCACATATAGGAGGGGTCGCTCTATCGGTGACCGTGTTGTTCATAGTCTTCATCAGAGACCCAAAAAGATGGACACATGGCTAGATAGGAAGCCCCTTGTTTTTTTCAGATGCAGGAACTGCTCTAGATGTGACATGATGACTCAAGGAAAGACGTTTTCTAGTGCCGCAAATGGGAAGAATTTTTCCATTACAGACTTTGGTAATTGCAGATCCATGTTGTTGGTGTACAAGGCCACGTGCACTTGCCCCTTGGATTATGTTGCCAAAACCATAAGAGAATTGAGGGTGAACACCTATGTGACACTAGGAATAAAAGAGATACATCGGTTGCTCGTCATATTAATGATGTACATGGTGGCCGTATAAGTGATATCACCTTTACTATGAATGAGTTGATCAAACCAAGTGTTAGAAGAGGTGATTTTGACAAAAAAGTCCTAAAACGGGAGGCAAAGTGGATATATCATCTGCAATCCCTCTCCCTGAATGGACTAAATGAGTGCCTTTCTTATGCATGTTTTATCTGAAAGATCCAAATATGCCTGTTTCTTATCCTGATCCTAAAATCAGATTTTCTTTGATGGGAATATGCTGTTGAACCTCATACTTATGCATGTCTTTACATGTCCCTCATTGTGGGTTAATATTTTAATATCTaaatttcattttattattttttttcctccaaattctaTTTTTGGTCAATGCTCCTTTGAAATATATTCTCAAAATGATAATAAAGACGGGATATATGTATGTATCCTTATACATTAGAATATCTTAATATTGGCATAATTTGTATCTCTTGTAATATCTTAATATCGTTATAATAGAGATTTTTTATATCCATATGTAGTTGAATGATGAAGATATAAAATGTTTAATCTTTATTATCCCCCTTTCTTCCTCTCTGATATGCTGTCTATATCAGTACCATATATTTTCTCTTGTGGCGCAATGTGATATATAAACGGTGCTGCGAGATTATTGGCGCAGATAGGTAATCATTTTGTGTTCCACAGGTTGGAGCGCATAATGTACCTGCTGACCGGAAGCACTATACTCCAGGCGCTCTCAGATCAATGAGCGCTGGTGGAAATGACATTTGCGTTCCACATAGTATAACGCATGTCTTCGACCGGAGGTTATGCTATTCAACCCGATGGAGGCGCACATGTGTTTTATGGTAAGTGCGTGCTTTCTGGCATTTTCATGACTGTCGCTATCAGAGAAGGCTGTGTGACATGTAAGGAGCATATGATCTTAACCCAGTAAATTCCGCTGAGTATTGTGTGGGCAGAGTTAATTTTGGCATGAACATAGTGGGGGTTATAAAAATCCACCCGCTGGCCACCGGCAGTTGTCATCATCCATCATAGCATCCGGCATTTACATTGTGATACCTCCTGATGAACCTTGTTACTGACAGGGAAATGCGTCGGTATGCATCTGATTCATGCTGAGTATACTCCTAGCTGTGTTATCATGTGCATTGAATAGTCTCTGGGCTAAGTCTTGTCTATATGGCAGGTCTGTTGTGGGGAATATAAGCATATCCACAAAACTGATTGTGAGAGATTTTTATTAATATCATGTTCTCCTCAAAATCATGTATAATGGTCACCCATTAAGGAGATACATATGAGCCCTCTTTTTATCATAAGTATCATGTGGCAAATCGTTGTGATTTATGGAGTCTCTATCGTGAAATTagatgattttatatatatattttttgctgcgTGTTTTGATACCCATTTATGAATAGCAGGGGTTAGTATAAGTAACTTTCTTCATCTCTGCACTATCATTAAATTGTTTTCCCACCTTTATCAAAAGGGTTGGAATAGGGCAGTGAGGGATAGCCCacagtgagtgggggcgccaaaatcgtttttagagtgccaacctccacagctaggcaggtgCAAACTAGGCCTAGTGTAGGGTATCTGCAGGTTAGTGTATCGTTAGGTCACACATTTTTTGGTATATACCTTTTTCCACTGGGTCGGTGgtttttattatattattaaagGTTAAATTATAATGGAAATACTTATAGGGAAGgtcccctgaaaccgggtgttagagctccccttctggtctggagtcaggaaggtgttggatgctggtattacctggtaagcgacccctccttgcttcaggcatgacatcaccccctgtcagggaggcaatgccactgttgcAAATGGACTCCTGGGTTGCCACAATAGCATGtgccttaaatatgagtgtctgagcaaagtgtctgaatacttatgaccatgtgatatttcagtttttcttttttaataaatttgcaaaaattactgcatttctgtttttttcagtcaagatggggaacAGAATGTACATTAAGGagaaaaattaaactttttgaatttaccaaatggctgcaatgaaagagagtgaaaaatgtaaagcggTCTGTCACGAATCCCACCGGGATCCCACCAATGTGTcatggttcacggggaggatatctTCATTATCCCCACcaatcacaccaatttgtcacgagctggggttgtttggttgtccctggttccttctgaaggggatttatctatatcccacttcccagttctggtttggaacttgcagctctctggcgcccccttaaccctcaggtcagtcaaggtactgcacctagggtaattagtcgccagaaaagctgcctgctatgtgctggctattgggcacgctgtagcgagggcgatataactactcccacacaggcgggaacaataattatcaatgccgccgtggCTGCAAAGATGCCCAATGGCACAGGACAAAGTATGCTGTCACCAGCTCCAATTCTCTTAATTgttaacgggtccagagccaacccaaatcagtagcgtaattcacctcagaggacatgATAGTTTGTTATagaacaaggagagacaagctaataaattgtatattttactccaaaaaaggtaggcatacaaagtatgaaaaggtattataaagaagacaaatcatgtgtacaatacaattacaaataaaaaagggattaaaattgaaaagaacacttacaggtcgttatgtCATTGCACCATCATTGCCAGCCATGTGCTGAGGAGGAtacacacatctagatgcatagcacatctgtacagcagctagaccccggacacAAAGACACTGAAAACTGCTGTCTCACTAAGTTATCTCACAGCCCAAAACCCAggccctccccctgtggtgacatcacttagaggctgaaacctcccctttacttagaactatttttatgcctagctcgctgtatgaatctcGTATACAATGAGAATGAGCACCACATcatggggattcttttaagtgtaaacacagaGTAATTACCTGAACCGCTTACGGAGGAACCCGCACTTtgcactcgttgcgtttagctgctagcggtttcagtgagtgatagatctatcgagGGGCATCCGGAATATacataattcttatatctctagcccggatCGGTGCCCCTATATATCACTTTCATAGAACAATGGAAGCTCATGGTTTCTATATACCAGTTTCAACCAGTACCAGTTGGGAGGGGGAATGAGTAGGGTAGGAaaacttgtctgctgcagctaaaagCCATAAAACTTCTTCAGTGATTCTACTGAAGGTTGCTAGCACACTGGGCTCACATTACACTATATAGCACTGGGGGGAAAAGGAggggtggcttagaattccagccttgttaaCAGGCAGAGAAAAGAGGGGGGGGGGAAGTTGAATCTGCAGCGGGTGTCTGTGCCATTGTACCTTCTAGAACTGAACTCACCTTATGGCATTTTTACATTAGCGtgacagggtctgaatactttccgtacccactgtatgtctaaTAAAGCTTAATATTTTAGGATTATACTCCATGAGCATATAATGGAGTGCATATAATCTCctaacaaaacattataatgatcagccccccagtaccctgtcgcccctcacccacctcagccctcacaataccctcattCTCTCACACtcgccccccagtgccctgtctccccctcccccacaataccccatcctctctcactcccccagtgccctgtcccccctcccccacaataccccatcctctcacattcaataGTGCCTTGTCCCCTTCAcccacttcagcccccacaatacccccatcctctcacattcatccCCCAGTGCCCTGTTCCCCTCCCTCACTTCAGCTCGCACAATACCCCCATTCTCTCACCATCACCCCACAGGGGTTATGACATGCCTTCATTTAATAAATCTAAcaaattccatccccacttacccATGAAGTTTGCAGACagtgaggcaggaccaggaagtgtcagaGTGAAATTCAAGACCCAGCATACCTGCCCTGACCCAATCCGAGCATGCACAAAACTGCAGCCTGACAGAAGATCCTCAGGTCAGTAAGCTTGCACCGTACAGTACATGAGGGAGACTCTAGAACTGGCCACTGTGTTACCACACGTGCAGAGTCTCTGTCAGGCAGGGGGAGCAGGCATTTTCctactctcctcctgtgctgtgttCTGCCTCATGACTCcctgtgggccccttcatgtgacggaGCCTGGGGTGATGGTCCCCTCTGCcctcccagtagctacgctactgtacaGTATTTTGTATACTATTAAGATTCAGCAAGCTGCAGGGCTTTCTGAAAATTTTACCAGGGCTGTACAATCCCTTTAAGGACAAGTTGTTATATATCGAACCAAGAGTCTGATAAAGGTTAACTTAGACAACAATTGCTCAAGGACAAAAAAGATGCATTAAGAAGGCACCATTTTACAGCTAGCTTTAATATATTTAATTGTGACAGAATTGCTACATCAATGTCAGTGAATATTAAATATACAGATGTAAGCAACCTTATTTCGATTTGTCCACTCGCCATGGGTAGTCCATATACCATAAAGCTTTGTTCACAGGACTCCGGTTACATGGATTTAAGGCCATTAACTGCTTGAGCATATCCTTGGCCTCTGATGTCAGTTTTTTCCAGTGCCAAGCTAATTGTTCATGTCTTCCAGTTTCCTGCCATATAATAAAGTCTTCAAAAAATGGGTCAGATGATAATGTTTTTTCCCAAGGAAAATAGCCTGTTATCAAACAAAATAGTAGCACTCCAAAAGCCCATGCATCAAGAGTGAAATCTATAGGTACTGCTTCTCCATTTTGAGTATTACTTAATTCTGGTGCAGTGTAGGGGATGACACCTGATACAAGTTTAAGCATTGTACCCTTTGGTCGAGTTAAGCCAAAATCTGTTAGTTTGATTCTTTGACAATCACGACCAAACAAAAGAACATTTTCCGGTTTGACGTCTCGGTAGACCAGACCTCTGCTATGAATGAACTCAAGCGCACTGACTAGTTGATTGGTGCATACTTTAGCTACTGGCTCTGGCACACCTTCCTGCAATAAAaagtaaaatatattaaaatagcGTAAAACATTACAGCATTTCTATAAAATAGTCATGTCTTGGTTCTCTATTTTTCAATTTTAAAGGGGTTGCAGGGACTGCTGCAGATGGAAAAATATATGATGGCCATTCAGAAAATATATCCATTGTAGTTTATAGAGAGGGATCATAGGGGAGTTTCTGTATATGCTCTTGGTCATGGCATACATGTTAGAATAATGAAAAATATTTGTGTGTTCAGCATAGCGAAATGAAAATATCAGTTTATTGTGATTTCAATAAAACAGATAAACAATGCTTTACAATAAACAGATTGCTGACATATTTCAAGTGCTGGCTGCTATCTTTCTTTAATGTGAAGTATTTTGGATCCTCTTTATTGAAAAGTCCCaataaataaatgttttttaaTCCCTATGCTGGACACACAAGATTTTTTGATATTTCAACTATCCATCTAAGATTAAATTGAGGTCTGTGCTGGAAATTCCAATTCAGGATGTGGGTAAGTGAATGCAAACTGTTTTTCTCTACACACCCATTGTTAGGCCTTGTTGCAGGAGCACCAATGGCCCCACTAGGTGAAGAGGTTTCTCAGATGATGTGATTTCTTTTTACCATGACATCTGAATGTTGAAACTGCTGGGATTGAAGCTAGCTCTGGTCCCAGCAGTTGCGTAGCTGTTTATTATACTTGTGACAGGCACAACTCTGGTGAACATGCCATCCACGTGACTTACATGTTCATCTTGGCACCGTGTATATGGGATACCCTGGGGAAGGTCTATAGAAACGACTATGTGGGGAAGGTCTGCACAAATTACTAACTAAGGTGTAAGTGGATTTTAAGGGACCGCTGCCATATGACTCCAAAGTTGGGTaccagaataaataaaaaagtgtggATGTTCGAATCTTCGGTTACAGCTGGCATATATAATGCATCAAGATAAGCTACATTACACAGCA
Encoded here:
- the LOC138651184 gene encoding serine/threonine-protein kinase SBK2-like; translation: MNSNIGMVADNFLEEMMEITAQNLITIKVDDHYKFIKQLGKGKYGQVTLVIHRQKGTPMALKLLSKTFTKRQNFLYEYCVALSLSSHPNIIGMFGIAFESSDHYGFLYEVALHQDLISIIKPTEGVPEPVAKVCTNQLVSALEFIHSRGLVYRDVKPENVLLFGRDCQRIKLTDFGLTRPKGTMLKLVSGVIPYTAPELSNTQNGEAVPIDFTLDAWAFGVLLFCLITGYFPWEKTLSSDPFFEDFIIWQETGRHEQLAWHWKKLTSEAKDMLKQLMALNPCNRSPVNKALWYMDYPWRVDKSK